In Methanooceanicella nereidis, the following proteins share a genomic window:
- a CDS encoding deoxyguanosinetriphosphate triphosphohydrolase family protein, with product MRRTTSPDIAAVIKSLNIAYDDSLSMYAAKNSGAVRRRPDSEDIRPPYFRDGDRIMHSKAYTRYIDKTQVFYLVKNDHITHRVLHVQLVAKISRQIGRCLRLNEDLIEAIALGHDIGHVPYGHDGEKYLSSISKKYGIGGFHHNLQSVRALDRMENLNLTLQVLDGIVSHNGEAHDLMIHPEYDKTWEIFDRQVEERQRIYEGHSGIMPMTMEGCVVRVSDTISYVGRDIEDAITLGLISRDDIPEKCAGVLGNTNRDIVNSLVIDVIENSYGKDHIALSRETAAALRELKDFNMTRIYTNPRVKTQARKIEKMFGMLFDTFLDDLKTQNTGSKIFTHYLDNFNDGSRADYIDTTGDPIIVRDFIAGMTDEYFNDMFSEIFLPEKMKSFLS from the coding sequence ATGAGAAGGACGACTTCGCCGGATATTGCTGCAGTGATCAAGTCGCTGAATATAGCGTATGACGATTCGCTGTCGATGTATGCCGCCAAGAATTCTGGGGCGGTGAGAAGGAGGCCTGACAGCGAGGATATAAGGCCACCGTACTTCAGGGACGGCGATCGGATAATGCATTCGAAGGCGTATACGCGGTATATCGATAAGACGCAGGTCTTTTATCTGGTCAAGAACGACCATATCACACATCGTGTTTTACACGTACAGCTCGTAGCGAAGATATCGAGGCAAATAGGCAGGTGTCTCAGGCTAAATGAGGACCTTATAGAGGCTATAGCGCTTGGGCATGACATAGGCCACGTGCCTTATGGCCATGACGGCGAGAAGTATCTTTCGAGTATTTCGAAGAAGTACGGGATCGGCGGTTTTCACCATAATTTGCAAAGTGTCCGGGCGCTGGACAGGATGGAGAACCTGAACCTGACATTACAGGTGCTGGACGGAATTGTTTCGCATAACGGAGAGGCCCATGACCTTATGATCCATCCCGAGTACGATAAGACATGGGAGATATTTGACAGGCAGGTGGAGGAGCGCCAGAGGATATATGAGGGGCATTCAGGGATAATGCCGATGACGATGGAAGGGTGCGTCGTAAGGGTATCTGACACCATAAGCTATGTCGGAAGGGATATTGAGGACGCCATTACCCTTGGCCTCATCTCTCGCGATGACATACCTGAAAAATGCGCGGGCGTTCTCGGGAACACTAACAGGGATATCGTGAACAGCCTCGTCATCGACGTCATCGAGAACAGTTATGGCAAAGACCACATCGCCCTTAGCAGGGAGACTGCGGCCGCGTTAAGAGAACTAAAGGACTTTAACATGACACGCATCTATACTAATCCCCGGGTAAAGACCCAGGCCAGGAAGATCGAAAAAATGTTCGGAATGCTCTTCGATACGTTTTTAGACGACCTGAAGACGCAAAATACAGGGTCAAAGATATTCACGCATTATCTTGATAATTTTAACGACGGCAGCCGGGCGGATTACATTGACACTACAGGCGACCCGATCATTGTAAGAGACTTCATAGCGGGTATGACCGACGAATATTTTAACGATATGTTCAGCGAGATATTCCTGCCTGAAAAAATGAAAAGTTTCCTCTCGTGA
- a CDS encoding aryl-sulfate sulfotransferase produces the protein MLRIFFIVVTVIAILNSIIIGPYGFSPSPYPAVTVYEKDMAFNGYTLYSSLAGDKSMGSEGVVYLVDMEGNIVHRWLTDHVPGDHGHLLPDGTLLFSGVVNTGPSPGGGKGGVIQEIGWNGTVLWEYSDDRMHHDHFRMPDGNTLAIVWESLPADFSGRIPGGIPGTEDAGSMWSDAIIEIDRNGSVVWEWHCHEHLDPEKYTIHSLDKRNEWTHVNSVKYIPAGNMFNGRESILISIRELDTVAIIDKGTGDIVWEWGHGILNHQHDARMLDNGNILIYNNYENDDSLVKTGGLLPHSSVIEVDPRTGDIVWRYDIESEDGTIFFSCLISGASRLPNGNTLICEGCSGRIIEVTPDKKIVWEFTNPCYPVSLKGNSVYRAYRYGPEEIDWPEDFLSPGHNGTSLPGPSAADFAGSVIIRAGATGLNMLYHIKEILEGF, from the coding sequence TTGTTAAGGATATTTTTTATAGTGGTGACAGTTATCGCCATTCTTAACTCTATCATAATAGGGCCGTACGGGTTTTCTCCGTCCCCATATCCCGCCGTGACAGTATATGAAAAGGATATGGCTTTCAATGGATACACGCTTTATTCGTCTCTCGCCGGGGATAAAAGCATGGGAAGCGAGGGCGTTGTATATCTTGTGGACATGGAAGGGAATATTGTCCACAGGTGGCTCACCGATCATGTGCCGGGCGACCATGGACATCTTTTACCGGATGGTACCCTGTTATTTTCGGGTGTCGTTAACACAGGTCCATCCCCCGGAGGCGGCAAAGGAGGGGTGATCCAGGAGATAGGCTGGAACGGGACCGTATTATGGGAATACAGCGACGACCGCATGCATCATGACCATTTCAGGATGCCGGACGGGAATACCCTTGCGATAGTATGGGAAAGCCTTCCTGCCGACTTTTCCGGAAGAATACCTGGCGGTATCCCGGGGACAGAGGACGCCGGGTCAATGTGGTCGGACGCGATCATAGAGATCGACAGGAACGGCTCGGTGGTATGGGAATGGCATTGCCATGAGCATCTCGACCCTGAAAAATATACTATCCATTCTCTGGATAAAAGAAACGAGTGGACTCATGTTAACTCTGTAAAATATATCCCTGCAGGAAATATGTTCAATGGAAGGGAAAGCATCCTCATAAGCATCAGGGAGCTCGATACGGTCGCTATCATCGATAAGGGGACTGGCGACATTGTCTGGGAATGGGGCCATGGCATATTGAACCACCAGCACGATGCCAGGATGCTCGATAACGGGAACATCCTTATCTATAATAATTATGAGAATGACGATAGCCTGGTTAAAACAGGCGGCCTTCTGCCGCATTCTTCTGTGATCGAGGTAGATCCCCGCACAGGCGACATCGTGTGGAGATATGATATCGAAAGCGAGGACGGAACGATTTTCTTTTCATGTCTTATTAGCGGAGCCTCAAGGCTTCCGAACGGGAACACGCTTATATGTGAAGGCTGCAGCGGCCGCATCATTGAAGTGACGCCCGATAAAAAGATAGTATGGGAGTTCACCAACCCCTGTTATCCTGTAAGCTTGAAAGGTAACTCGGTATACCGGGCATACAGGTACGGGCCCGAAGAGATAGACTGGCCTGAGGACTTTTTGTCGCCTGGACACAACGGAACATCTTTGCCTGGCCCATCAGCGGCAGATTTCGCCGGGTCCGTTATAATAAGGGCCGGAGCTACCGGTTTGAATATGTTATACCATATAAAAGAAATACTGGAGGGGTTTTAA
- a CDS encoding zinc ribbon domain-containing protein, with the protein MKRSYGLKLIFIESLVSRHELMCLLRVSVNGQDVLMAEIKCDKCGAQIKFEPGDRFARCKYCDTQVFIDRSGAGFFYIMPYLIDRSGAEGIFNGWARSSKVSKKLLPGIRNLTYKQQYFPVYMFKRDVSGEEKLYVQPARSTTLPGLHSLKVLAGDLKIFDKSYKVEGPDVLVPDIDMTAYLPFLPGTAKEQALVYFPLWDVEYEYDGKKYVTIIDGSSGEVFVSDYPVRSSAPFILITIGAFILFFLESLAGFFLFKNGLCCSSVLILPTIPAVILLANRTLRRF; encoded by the coding sequence ATGAAAAGATCTTATGGCCTGAAGTTAATATTCATCGAATCTCTCGTCTCACGGCATGAATTAATGTGCCTGTTAAGAGTTTCAGTCAACGGTCAGGATGTTCTTATGGCAGAGATCAAATGTGATAAGTGTGGCGCACAAATAAAATTTGAGCCGGGGGACAGATTCGCCCGATGTAAATATTGCGATACTCAGGTATTTATAGACAGGAGCGGCGCGGGATTTTTTTATATTATGCCTTATCTCATCGACCGGAGTGGCGCTGAGGGTATATTTAACGGATGGGCCAGAAGCTCAAAAGTCTCGAAAAAGCTTTTACCCGGGATACGGAACCTGACCTATAAACAGCAATATTTTCCTGTTTATATGTTCAAAAGAGACGTCAGCGGCGAAGAAAAGCTGTACGTCCAGCCTGCAAGATCTACGACGCTTCCGGGCCTTCATAGCCTGAAGGTCCTCGCAGGCGACCTAAAGATATTCGACAAAAGCTATAAGGTAGAGGGACCTGATGTTTTGGTCCCGGATATAGATATGACGGCATATTTGCCATTTCTTCCGGGTACGGCAAAAGAGCAGGCTCTGGTTTATTTCCCGCTCTGGGACGTAGAGTACGAGTATGATGGAAAAAAATATGTGACTATCATCGACGGCTCCTCTGGAGAGGTATTCGTTTCGGATTATCCTGTGCGAAGTTCGGCTCCTTTTATCCTTATCACTATAGGGGCTTTCATACTGTTTTTCCTGGAATCTCTGGCAGGTTTCTTCCTGTTCAAGAACGGGCTATGTTGCAGCTCCGTACTGATATTGCCGACCATTCCCGCTGTCATACTCCTGGCAAACAGGACATTGAGGAGGTTCTAG
- the rocF gene encoding arginase: MSIDKVRIVGVPLDLGANRRGIDMGPDALRNDGLLQNIMELGIEVEDMGNVITPPRPIDPPENIKLRYYREVICACKKVRDFVSESIDDDFLPLVIGGDHSISMGTTAALSKHYDRIGMLWIDAHGDFNTEETTISGNIHGMSFATSVGRGTKNLVGKMGVKTKVVEEKCVLIGARDLDPLEREELKKSKVTVLTMRGIDEVGMCKVMKKALKIACEDVDALHVSFDLDVMDPVYAPGVGTPVQGGITYREAHLAMEMISDCNKLSSLEMVELNPILDKYNITGKLAIDLITSALGKKIL, translated from the coding sequence ATGTCAATCGATAAAGTCAGGATCGTCGGAGTGCCGCTTGACCTCGGGGCTAACAGGCGCGGCATAGATATGGGGCCGGACGCTCTGCGCAACGACGGTCTGTTACAAAATATCATGGAACTCGGTATCGAGGTCGAAGACATGGGTAATGTAATTACTCCGCCGAGGCCTATTGACCCGCCTGAGAACATAAAGCTCAGATACTATAGAGAGGTCATTTGTGCCTGTAAGAAGGTCCGTGATTTCGTAAGCGAGTCCATCGATGATGATTTTTTACCGCTCGTTATAGGCGGAGACCACAGCATTTCTATGGGCACTACTGCCGCATTAAGTAAACACTATGACCGTATAGGCATGCTCTGGATAGATGCACACGGCGACTTTAACACAGAGGAGACGACCATCAGCGGCAACATTCATGGCATGAGCTTTGCGACGTCCGTTGGGCGCGGCACTAAAAACCTGGTGGGTAAGATGGGCGTTAAGACAAAGGTCGTCGAAGAGAAATGCGTCCTCATAGGCGCCAGGGACCTGGACCCGCTTGAGCGAGAGGAGCTAAAGAAGTCTAAAGTGACCGTCTTAACGATGAGGGGGATCGATGAGGTCGGCATGTGTAAGGTGATGAAAAAGGCGCTGAAGATCGCCTGCGAAGATGTTGACGCCTTGCATGTCTCGTTCGACCTGGACGTCATGGACCCGGTATATGCGCCCGGCGTAGGGACTCCTGTGCAGGGGGGCATCACTTATCGTGAAGCGCATCTTGCGATGGAGATGATCTCCGATTGTAATAAGCTAAGTTCTCTTGAGATGGTCGAGCTAAACCCGATACTGGACAAGTATAATATCACCGGAAAGCTGGCGATAGACCTGATCACGTCGGCTCTGGGTAAAAAGATATTATAG